The following nucleotide sequence is from Desulfobacterales bacterium.
CCCCAAAGCGCTTATCAACCGGCCGCCCGGGCATGCCGGCCTGGGAGACCTTTTTCTGGCGTTGACCGGAAAGAATCTGCGGGATTAGATATGATTTATAAAACCGCTGCCACCATATTAAAGGAGCTGCTGCTGCTCAGCCGCGACAGGACCGGCCTGCTGGTCCTGTTCGTTATGCCGGCCCTGCTCGTACTCGTGATGACGCTGGTTCAGGAGAATGTCCTGAAAACCATGGGGGAGAGCAATACCCGGCTCCTGCTTATCGACCACGATGGGCAGGAAGTGGGGCAGGCTATCGAAAAAAAGCTGTTGGAATCGGGTGCGATTGAAATCATAAAATCCATCAATGGAAAAGCTGTGGATGAAAAAAAAGCCTTGGCGCGGATACTCAAGGGCGATTTTCAACTCTGCGTCATTATACCGGAGGGGACCACCGCTGCCGTTAAAACCCGTGCCCGGCAGGTGGTCCGCGAATCCCTTGCCGTGGATAAAGCGCCGGCGGAAAGCGGTCTGCGGCAACGCGACATTGCCGTGTATTTTGATCCGACGGTGTTCGGCGGTTTCCGTTCGGCGGTGCTCAGCTCCCTTGAGCTGGTGGTCATGGGGATCGAACTGGATGAGAAAATGAACGTTCTGTCCGAACTGCTGCCGGTACATATTAACGGGACCATCCGCAAGGCCATGGGACCGATGCTGCCGGAAGGTTTCGTCAGTGACATACCCGGGATGCGGCTGGACTTGGGCCGGGACCGCCTGTTGAGAATAACAGAGCGTTCCGCATCGCAATACAAATTCGATAAAAAACCCACTTCTGTGCAGCAGAATGTGCCGGCCTGGGCGCTGTTCGGTATTTTTTTTATCGCGATTCCCATGGCAGGCGCGCTCATCAAGGAGCGGCATGATGAGACACTGGCGCGGCTGCTGACCCTGCCGGTTTCATTCCTATCCGTAATGATGGGTAAAATTATCGCGTATGTTTTGGTCTGCTTCACCCAATTGGGGCTTATTGTGCTTATCGGAAAACATGTCCTCCCCCTTCTGAGGACCCCGGTGCTGGATATGGGTTCTGATCCGGTCGCCGTAATGGTTATTTCGTTCAGTGCCGTTCTGGCTGCAACCGGATTTGGGATCCTGCTGGGAACGATTGCCAAAACCTATGAACAGGCTTCCATGGCCGGCCCCATTGCAATTGTGGTTGCTGCGGCCTTGGGGGGGATTATGGTTCCGGTGTATGCCATGCCGAAAATCATGCAGGAAATCAGCCGCTACTCCCCCCTGGCATGGGGTCATGATGCCTTTCTGGATGTCTTTGTAAGGGGGGGCAGTATCCGGACCGTCAGCGGCGACATCATCGCTTTGTTGTCTTTTTTTGTCGCCACCGTGTTGATAGCCTGGATTTGCTTTATGCTGCGGAGTAGAAACTGAGTTTATTCTATCCTAAAAAACCCGCATCTCAGGGATAGTTTAAAGTTAACCGATTTTGCCGTATTTTTTGTTTAAACATACAAATTCCAAAGACCAAACTCCAAATAAATTTCAAATTCCAATGAAAAATGACCAAAACCAAGACGGAAACGTCTATATTCTCGAATTTAGGTCATTGGAATTTATTTGATATTTGGGATTTAATATTTGGAATTTGAACAGGTGAATGCAATTCCAATAAAAAAATCCCCCTGGAAATAACAAAAGCCTGACCCTCTGGGCCAGGCTTTTATTCGGGAATTACTCAGCATATTGTCTGCGAAAGCCTCACACCGGGCTATACCACCGTCAACATCATATAACAATGGGAAAAACGGCCGCTT
It contains:
- a CDS encoding ABC transporter permease; this translates as MIYKTAATILKELLLLSRDRTGLLVLFVMPALLVLVMTLVQENVLKTMGESNTRLLLIDHDGQEVGQAIEKKLLESGAIEIIKSINGKAVDEKKALARILKGDFQLCVIIPEGTTAAVKTRARQVVRESLAVDKAPAESGLRQRDIAVYFDPTVFGGFRSAVLSSLELVVMGIELDEKMNVLSELLPVHINGTIRKAMGPMLPEGFVSDIPGMRLDLGRDRLLRITERSASQYKFDKKPTSVQQNVPAWALFGIFFIAIPMAGALIKERHDETLARLLTLPVSFLSVMMGKIIAYVLVCFTQLGLIVLIGKHVLPLLRTPVLDMGSDPVAVMVISFSAVLAATGFGILLGTIAKTYEQASMAGPIAIVVAAALGGIMVPVYAMPKIMQEISRYSPLAWGHDAFLDVFVRGGSIRTVSGDIIALLSFFVATVLIAWICFMLRSRN